Proteins from a genomic interval of Zingiber officinale cultivar Zhangliang chromosome 2A, Zo_v1.1, whole genome shotgun sequence:
- the LOC122043006 gene encoding phragmoplastin DRP1C-like, with product MATMESLIGLVNRIQRACTVLGDYGGDGGSLWEALPSVAVVGGQSSGKSSVLESIVGRDFLPRGSGIVTRRPLVLQLHKTESGSEYAEFLHTPRRKYTDFAAVRKEIADETDRITGKTKQISNVPIHLSIYSPHVVNLTLIDLPGLTKVAVEGQPESIVRDIEDMVRSYVEKPNCIILAISPANQDIATSDAIKLAREVDPTGERTFGVVTKLDLMDKGTNALDVLEGRSYRLQHPWVGIVNRSQADINKNVDMIAARRKEQEYFATSPDYGHLAHKMGSEYLAKLLSKHLESVIRQRIPSIISLINKTIDELEAELDRLGRPIGADGGAQLYTILEMCRAFDRIFKEHLDGGRPGGDRIYGVFDNQLPAALKKLPFDRHLSLQNVKKVISEADGYQPHLIAPEQGYRRLIDSSLGYFRGPAEASVDAVHFVLKELVRKSIGETEELKRFPTLQSDIAAASNEALERFRDEGRKTVLRLVEMESTYLTVEFFRKLSQEPDKGQAPGSTPNSQAPDRYGDSHLRRIGSNVNAYVAMVCDTLRNTIPKAIVHCQVREAKRSLLNQFYAHVGSREKKQLSAMLDEDPSLMEKRNAIAKRLELYKSARHEIDSVAWNDKLN from the exons ATGGCGACCATGGAGAGCCTGATCGGGCTTGTGAACCGGATTCAGAGGGCGTGCACCGTCCTCGGCGATTACGGCGGTGATGGAGGATCTCTCTGGGAAGCCCTTCCCTCCGTCGCCGTCGTTGGTGGTCAG AGTTCGGGGAAGTCGTCCGTGCTAGAGAGCATCGTGGGAAGGGACTTCTTGCCTCGTGGATCTG GTATTGTGACCAGGAGGCCGTTGGTGTTGCAGCTTCACAAGACTGAGAGCGGGTCCGAATACGCAGAGTTTCTTCATACTCCTAGGAGGAAGTATACTGACTTTG CTGCTGTTAGGAAGGAGATTGCAGATGAAACTGATCGGATTACtggaaaaacaaaacaaatatcCAATGTTCCAATCCATTTGAGCATTTACTCACCACATG TTGTTAATTTAACACTCATAGATCTTCCTGGGTTGACCAAGGTTGCTGTAG AGGGACAACCCGAATCCATCGTGAGAGATATTGAAGATATGGTTCGGTCTTATGTTGAAAAG CCCAATTGTATCATTCTGGCCATTTCTCCCGCTAACCAAGATATTGCTACCTCAGACGCCATCAAACTTGCAAGGGAGGTGGATCCTACAG GTGAGCGAACTTTTGGTGTTGTAACAAAGCTTGATCTTATGGACAAGGGTACTAATGCTCTTGAT GTGCTGGAAGGAAGATCATATCGGCTGCAACATCCTTGGGTAGGAATTGTCAACCGCTCACAAGCTGATATCAACAAGAATGTTGACATGATTGCTGCACGGCGGAAGGAACAGGAGTATTTTGCTACTAGCCCTGATTATGGACATCTAGCACATAAAATGGGTTCTGAGTATCTTGCAAAACTACTATCCAAG CATTTGGAGAGTGTGATCAGACAACGAATACCTAGTATAATATCTTTAATTAACAAAACAATTGATGAGCTTGAAGCTGAGTTGGATCGGCTTGGCAGGCCTATTGGGGCTGATGGAGGA GCACAACTTTACACAATATTGGAGATGTGCCGTGCATTCGATCGAATTTTCAAAGAACATTTGGATGGAGG ACGACCTGGTGGAGATCGGATATATGGGGTCTTCGACAACCAACTACCTGCAGCTTTAAAAAAACTCCCTTTTGATAGGCACTTGTCTCTGCAGAATGTTAAAAAGGTTATATCAGAGGCAGATGGTTATCAGCCCCATTTGATTGCTCCTGAACAAGGATATAGAAGGCTGATAGATAGTTCTCTTGGCTATTTCAGAGGTCCTGCAGAGGCTTCTGTTGATGCT GTGCACTTTGTCCTGAAGGAACTTGTTCGGAAGTCCATTGGTGAGACAGAG GAATTGAAGCGTTTTCCAACTCTCCAGTCAGACATAGCAGCTGCATCAAATGAAGCCTTGGAAAGATTTCGGGATGAAGGCCGTAAAACAGTTCTTCGTCTTGTAGAAATGGAGTCCACCTACCTTACAGTGGAGTTCTTCAGGAAACTTTCTCAGGAACCTGACAAAGGTCAAGCTCCTGGCTCCACGCCAAATTCTCAAGCACCAGATAGATACGGTGATAGCCATTTAAGGAGGATTG GCTCCAATGTTAATGCATACGTCGCCATGGTATGTGACACCCTGAGGAATACTATCCCCAAGGCTATTGTTCATTGTCAAGTTCGAGAAGCAAAGAGGTCACTGCTTAATCAATTCTATGCCCATGTCGGGAGTAGGGAG AAGAAACAACTTAGTGCTATGTTGGATGAAGACCCATCCCTCATGGAGAAGAGGAATGCCATAGCGAAGCGACTAGAGCTCTATAAGTCAGCTAGACATGAGATTGATTCTGTTGCATGGAATGacaaactaaactaa